The region TAGAAGAAATGGGGTCATATTATTGAGACATGAAACATATGAGATATATGATTGAGATTATACTTACTAAAACCAATGGCGGATATCGGAAGAGTCACGATTTCCGCGATAAATCCGTGCACACTGCTGGCGCCATTAGCGAAGAATCTTACACTAAGACTAGGAGTCTGCgttttaaagaatttcttttcatcGGGAGCATTAACTTCCAAGTGACCAATCCTCTTGGAagtaatattgtaaatgtcTCCATCGTATAAAGTTATACCATCGGCATGACCCGGCTTTCCAGTGGAGTTGAAAAGATTGAATTGTAAAAGTCTGcaaaacagaaatattttcttattttttattacaattggaAAGTCGTTTTCGGAAAAGCTTTACGCACCTAAATCCGAGTGGTTTGGCTCTATAAGCACTGCGGAAGATTTTCACACAACTCACAgggtaattatcatatttgtaaTAGATGATCACGCGCTCTTCGATCGTGATTTCTTTAGCGGTGTCGCATATGTCAACCATACTGAACAAATTATAAGGGATATTCAGATCCTTAATAGGCGTAAACGAGCTCTCGTCCGCTTCGCGGCCCTCTCCCGTCAAAGATAGTATATTCACGCCATTTCCGAGGACATTAGTAatcgtattaaataataattccatctaaagaaatatatatatatatatatatatatatatatatatatatatgtatgtatatacacaaatgCAAAAcacataattgtatttatataatatttcatataaactataaacaaatgataatttataaatatttgcatgtaCATACCGTATGTGTAGGAGATATGATATTGATGCCATGATAAGCACTGCGATCTATATTAACATGCATTATTGCTGGAGACTTCATGATAGATTGTACGGCGTATGATTTCTCGAAATGTAAAATTCCAGCACCAGTTATATTGATGAACTTGAGAACTGATTCGACTCGCCTGACGGTCTCATGAGTCACGATGTTGTGAATGCGATGCTCGTACAGATGATGTTCGAATTCACTATTGGTGATGCGTATTCCGCCCCAATAATCGTACGCATCATCCAAGTTTCGTTCACCGCAATGCAGGAAGATAAACTGACCGTCCCACGAACATTCGTGACGATGACCAACTAACTGACCGTTCAATCTAATTTGGCAGTCTTCTAGATTTTGCTCTTTCCCGGAACACTGcaacaaaaaatgtttaaagcttaaaaaaaaattgttttcaaaagTGAGGAATCCAAAATGAAGAAACTAATCGTACTTGCAGCGGTTCAGGCCAAGACCAGACACGCGTCAATGATCCAGGATGAAGTTCATATCTACGATCGTATGACACATAGACATTGAGGGTATCATAACCGAGTTGCCGACATGCCACTTGAGCATTTCGCTCGGTAAATCGCTCATCACAAATGGGAATCCACTGAAGAGTTGTTCTATTAAAGTACTCCAAGAATCctataacaagaaaaaagtatatttataatactatttacagaaaaataatatgataaaatactgCGAAAAATCGTCAAAATTAGAATACCTAGAAAAGACTGATAAGGCAAGATAAATACAGAAAAGATGAAAGAGTGTATTAAACAAATGATCATgtgtattgaatataattttttgagagtcgaaatattaaaatttttcagctCACCTTCATTGTACAGTGCGGAACAGCGTCCATCTTTGCATAAACGGATCGTTTCGTCAGATATTGAAACAAGATTAGCAGAACTCTTCATCGGTGCTAACTTGACAAACGTGGAATTTATGCTTGCGTTTATTCGTTTCATCGGTTTCATAACGATTTCATGGCCGGGTACACCGATAGCTTTCAGCGTTCCGAGTACAAGGATTCCGACATTAGGAGCAAACTCCATCACAACATCGGGATAGATATGCAATGTAGCTTCCGGCATAACTGTGATATCGGAACGTATTACGTAAGGTTCGGATCTCGCATGCAATGAGAGACTCTCTACTATACGACCGCCCAAATTGTCCAAGTCAATCTCTTGACTTATATGCCATGATGCAGAAATAAACGAGTCGAATGAGTCGCGCATCAAATACGGCCGGTAATTGGCCACGGCATGATCATTCCAATCATCAAAATCGAAAATTCTCCGTCTGCGAAAGAAAACATGAGTCTCGCTATTGAGTAAACCttgaatcaaaataaaactctACTATGTACATAGAAATCAAATCTAACTACGTGAAATTACCTGATAATAGTATCGTTATCAGTGCCCCACCAATTCTCCATAACATTTACTTCATTGTTAATTTTCGCTGTTCTAATACCCGCTAATAATTCGTAATCCAGCGAATTATCACCGAATAGATTTCTATTAACTAGTACTTTCTGTATACCGTGAAAGCCGACGACATAACTGGGATCATCAAATGTTTGGCGCGGTCCCATGCCGATGAGATCGTATGTGTTCCGTTTAATTTCATTGTAATAGAAACGTGCATCAACATCACCAAGGATCTCAGATTGACTGTCCGCATGAAATTCAACCATGTAAGCGCCGCTGTTACcatcgatataattattgttgattctaattttcttttccattcCACGCACAGATATCAGGCCAATTTTACAGCGATTGCCATCGAAATGATTGTAGGATATGTTCAGATGCGCGAAATGACCGTCTATCACAAAGGCAAATTGTTCGTTGTTGCGCCAGGTATTATTACCGAAGTACAAGGAATGTGTAAAATTCTCGTTATATTGCCAAACATCTGGCAACAACACTTCAAATCCACCACCGCGATTTCTTTCAATGGTGCTGTCCTGCATTATCCAATGGAAGAGATTGTTGGAGTGCCTTGCGTCACGGCTGAACTGATGTATCGCTTTACCATTGTCTGTGATCAAACTATCATTTATGTGGATCGAAATTTCAGACAGATTAGACTGAAAGATATTCCAATAAGGTGAATACACATATACGGCCTCTTCTTGATTATGTGATATCTCACATCCGATCAATTGAATAGTCTCGTTCGCTTTTCGAAGAAAGTGATCTcctatttcatttaaatatctattatagtAAAATGCAAGTAAGCCCTTttgattattcttaatttttgtctTTGCGATGATCAATGAAGGAATAGGACCGCtgactattttattgcgtatattctataatataaatataaatataaatataatataaaaaatataaaatatgaaatataaaaaatcgttattattattataattattattataactttgtaaaaattaatgtctGTATTAATGTTTCTAACAAGTaatattcgtatttttaaagtattttacatACCTGCGCTGGAGATAAAAGCGATGTGATAGCCATGACAGCTCCACCGAGAGCATTCTCACCGCTCAAGTATTCTAAAATTACTACATAGGAGCTAGATGAGACGGGAAAAATGCTTAAATCCCTCTTTACATgccaatttatttgattattattaagatgCTGTGAATCATACAATATGATTTGTTCGGTGCTTCGATTTTCTATTGGATTTAGCAATTGGATACCGATGACGTAGCCGGGAGTACActataaatagaagaaaaaattataattgaatgtcACATATATGTACGTCAAACATATAGTACTTtgcataagaaaaagaaacttactttaatatttatagtacgACGAACAGATTCGCGAACAATTATTTTAGTCGTTATAACATATTTGGTTTCTCCGTCAGCGAGTTCGATATTCTCATTCATTTCTGGTAAGATTACGGGATTATATGGCGAATCGATCGTAGTATCCGGAACGCGTAGGAACCATCCCGCAAATTCTCTCTGCTGAACTGCTGAGAGAGCGGGATTATGCCTTATTCCCGCAACTTTGTTGCTCTCGATTCGCGAGTTGATTATTCGCATACCCAATTGCTTAAAACTGATACCGCTTCCGCCATTTCGAGAGAATTCGctgttttttacaatatttatggcGTCCGCTGAATATATGTCGGAATACAGAACTCCCAATCCATCTTGCAAATTGTTAACAAGCTTGACACCATCCAAGGAATGTCGAGCAAAATCAATTTGTAAAgctattacaaaaaaaaaatcaattatacacatataattaatacacacatatctaaggacatattatgtataaatataaaaatattgatatataatatatatatcatataagatttaattttttaataattattaacaagagttataaattttatatatacatataaattacctGGCTTAAatgaatttgttttataatcgaGCAAGCCTGCCTTTTCAATTGTCACATATTGCAAATCACATCTTTGAGCCAAAGGTCCTAATCTCAGACCTGCCCATGCCACTTCTAAACACCTAACACCGACATCGTTCGAATGAGTACACGAGTTTTCGAAATCTTGCTCTTTCTCCGCCCGACATTTTGTTATATCGTTATCATTCTCAGTACATTGAACATTGCTGAGAAGTATATCCTCGTTGATCCCCGCGTTCGGTATTTGCGATCGCTCCACAACCCAATTCTCATAGTCTAAAATAAAGCCTAATTGATGGCAAACAAGGGCCGCATCCAGAATCGTCCATCCATAATTGCAAACAGTTCCCcatttatttccaatttttaccttttacaaaaataaagaattacgTAGAGATcccattatttttcaatttctccaTATTTATAAAggtttactatatataaatttaattatagatatattaataaatatatttaaaaaattataagtttttgtcaataactattttaatgcaaatgtttgtgttaaaaatatgattcaaaCATTACCTGTAATCTTCCCTCGAGATTCGTTTTGCCACCGAGAAGCCTTACTGATACAGGCTCATCAATTTGACTCGTATCTTCTTCCATGAGAGTTTCGTTGTTTGGTAATATAGCGAGTTCTTCCTTCAAAGTAAATAAGATGTCACTTGGTTTTTTACCGTGCGCATCAAATTTGCCGGCTACCATTATTCCGATGGACGGTGGAAAACGTAGCGTAACACCCGGTTGCAATATCAATTTGCCACCTGGTCTTACATTGATATCACGCTCAACAATATATTCTCCGGCTCTTAATTGTTCATGGCCGTCAACTTCACCACCGATTAGATTCGTGCCAGGTGTGACAAATTGTGATACAAAGGTCGGATTTGGGATTATAGTATTTGCGCTAGGATTACTGCTGTGCAGCAAATAAGGCAAATACTCAATCTTAGCAAGATTGTATCTGTCTTTCctagacaaataaaaattataattatatctcacgCTATGTTATAGTttgtgcaataataaaatttagaaagtaATATACCTGTGAAATAatcgatcaaatatttttttttcctctccagATCCCAACCAATTGTAAGtacaattgataattttgctctgATCTTCCAAGTGGGAGCCGATCTCATAACGTGACTCGGGATTGTGCAAAATGTTACGGAAAACGTCGACATTGCTCGAAGATATAACAATAACAGCAGCTACTCTCGAACGCGGTATCAATTTGACATTCGATGTATTACCATCGTCAAATAATTCTCTGACATGATTATCACGCAAGAAGTTCctcgtaaataatatattttgcatatcgcTGTAAGGCGATAAACCGATGCTAACAATAAAGGTGCCCTGATTATTGTAAAACTCATTATGTCGAATCACGATTTTCGCGGGCAAAACATTAAATTCTTCATAAAGcggattttttatcataattccgCCGCTCGCTTGATCTTTGAAGTGATTGTATTCTATTGTGGCATCGAGATTGAGCGCTGGACTTAACTTAATGcctaattttgcattttttatgaacGAGTTATATCCGATCTGCAACTTCATTAAACCATTGTTTTTTCTCCAACTGGATTCCACTTGCAGCGCTGTTTCGAGGCTGGTGTTAAACCAATTGCctgttacatttatatacgagTTGCCGGTGGAATTGCCGATCTGTTGCCAACAAAGAGTGAATGTTGATTTACCGCAAATATCAAGATACAcacatttaattgtaaaatcaaataaaatatatatataataaaatcgtataaaacATTCATACACACTTTACATTTGCACTTACCAAAACACCAATATCTTTATTACGAAATATCTGTGAGTATTCGATTACGGTCGACTGATTGAAATGTACATATTCGGTAGCGGAGCTATCGTTTAACCACATTGCGAAACCGAAACCACGATTAGACGATATACTGCTATGTGATACGTTACGATTACCGCCCGTAACGGTGATATTAACGCCGTCCCCTTGATTGAACGAAATACGGCTATCAGTGATGTTGACATCCATTGCACCACCTAATACATGTACACCAGCTACATGTTCATTATTCGATATCGAAGTCTCATGAATGTTTAAGGCGGACCTAAGCTTCTCCACGACAATGCCGCGACCATTATTACCGGCTATCGTACTGCCAGTCACATTGAGATCATACGTTTTCTCtgcaaaaaaaaggaaacattaaatattttttatcaatgtaatttgaagaagaatttgttatataagatGATAGTGCGTAAACTCTTTAGACTTACTATAACCCGACGACAATCGCACAAATACGATAGTATTAGTTCGAGGTTcagctataaaatttatgaagagATTCTGACGCGTTGAAGTCACACTTTGTGGTAACGTTCCATTTCTGACTTTAACTCTAGCCAAAAGTTTTTCTACCCCATTTATACCATCGTACACTTCCACTATGGCGCTGTCATTCCTATCGGTCTCCATTTGCAAAAAATGCATTGTCAAAAGATGGCCCGGCATTGTGAAGATGTGCTGTGTAATAGTAaagtaatgtttaataatattatcgcaaTTAAGATTTTACAGCATTATGCGAAGCACAatgctatttttattgatagcGATTAAGTATAATGCTCACTTGTGGACATCGTTTTACATTGGGTGCATATTTATTCTGTTCCATGGATATAGTGACAGGAAAGGTTTGACTAGCCGTCATAGGGAAAGTGCACAGATCAAATACGTCGGTACGATCTAACTTGTCATTCGGTCGTTCGTCCGAATGTACGTATTTTATTCCATCCGCTCCATTATCAAGTATCGTACAGTCATTGATATTCGTCATGCCGGACGAgctatttacataaattccgTAACCTGTAACAATAAgtgtacaatatataacaacatattattcaatatggCATTTTCAGCGAATACAAGATATAATAACACGTAATGACAAGATCGACGAAATTATGTTTTACCTTTATTATATTGCACGAtacaattgtttattataacagGCGCATCTGGCGAGGTAACATTAATACCCGTAAAGGCTGaatgaagaagagaaattgACTCCATTATCGGTGGTACTCCTTCCACATGAATTGCCGACGTGATATTATACTCCCTTCCAGTTCCAGCATATCTATTTACcagatcaaatttttatattttatattaaatcgtaGTAATTCATATGTCTGCGGAAATAAAAGCCgcaaatatatagagaattaAGTCATTACTCTCTGACAAGAGATATGAAttagagaaa is a window of Cataglyphis hispanica isolate Lineage 1 chromosome 4, ULB_Chis1_1.0, whole genome shotgun sequence DNA encoding:
- the LOC126849304 gene encoding protein bark beetle encodes the protein MRRKMHWLCILLPILAVSTTGSRLDDRYEQTLIYYTEATALVNTSTISNNGGLHELHGGRVVRGERILSISKSPYLLREDLFIERDGKLIIEPGVKIRFGPMVGITIRGIIIAKGETHAPILLTAAEVETQVSTLQTPPLIRLVDGPNPLAGRLQLFHRGSWRSICTNSRNWTRADLETACRQLGYQGGQWWSWIDRQWPSKPRLLYEEPGCRGTESSLTNCERWSERQLGAGVCDYHPDLGISCLPRHDGTTKAIKHWRGIRFEDALHDKVLIQENTLYVRQSKSILRNTIIEYAGTGREYNITSAIHVEGVPPIMESISLLHSAFTGINVTSPDAPVIINNCIVQYNKGYGIYVNSSSGMTNINDCTILDNGADGIKYVHSDERPNDKLDRTDVFDLCTFPMTASQTFPVTISMEQNKYAPNVKRCPQHIFTMPGHLLTMHFLQMETDRNDSAIVEVYDGINGVEKLLARVKVRNGTLPQSVTSTRQNLFINFIAEPRTNTIVFVRLSSGYKKTYDLNVTGSTIAGNNGRGIVVEKLRSALNIHETSISNNEHVAGVHVLGGAMDVNITDSRISFNQGDGVNITVTGGNRNVSHSSISSNRGFGFAMWLNDSSATEYVHFNQSTVIEYSQIFRNKDIGVLIGNSTGNSYINVTGNWFNTSLETALQVESSWRKNNGLMKLQIGYNSFIKNAKLGIKLSPALNLDATIEYNHFKDQASGGIMIKNPLYEEFNVLPAKIVIRHNEFYNNQGTFIVSIGLSPYSDMQNILFTRNFLRDNHVRELFDDGNTSNVKLIPRSRVAAVIVISSSNVDVFRNILHNPESRYEIGSHLEDQSKIINCTYNWLGSGEEKKIFDRLFHRKDRYNLAKIEYLPYLLHSSNPSANTIIPNPTFVSQFVTPGTNLIGGEVDGHEQLRAGEYIVERDINVRPGGKLILQPGVTLRFPPSIGIMVAGKFDAHGKKPSDILFTLKEELAILPNNETLMEEDTSQIDEPVSVRLLGGKTNLEGRLQVKIGNKWGTVCNYGWTILDAALVCHQLGFILDYENWVVERSQIPNAGINEDILLSNVQCTENDNDITKCRAEKEQDFENSCTHSNDVGVRCLEVAWAGLRLGPLAQRCDLQYVTIEKAGLLDYKTNSFKPALQIDFARHSLDGVKLVNNLQDGLGVLYSDIYSADAINIVKNSEFSRNGGSGISFKQLGMRIINSRIESNKVAGIRHNPALSAVQQREFAGWFLRVPDTTIDSPYNPVILPEMNENIELADGETKYVITTKIIVRESVRRTINIKCTPGYVIGIQLLNPIENRSTEQIILYDSQHLNNNQINWHVKRDLSIFPVSSSSYVVILEYLSGENALGGAVMAITSLLSPAQNIRNKIVSGPIPSLIIAKTKIKNNQKGLLAFYYNRYLNEIGDHFLRKANETIQLIGCEISHNQEEAVYVYSPYWNIFQSNLSEISIHINDSLITDNGKAIHQFSRDARHSNNLFHWIMQDSTIERNRGGGFEVLLPDVWQYNENFTHSLYFGNNTWRNNEQFAFVIDGHFAHLNISYNHFDGNRCKIGLISVRGMEKKIRINNNYIDGNSGAYMVEFHADSQSEILGDVDARFYYNEIKRNTYDLIGMGPRQTFDDPSYVVGFHGIQKVLVNRNLFGDNSLDYELLAGIRTAKINNEVNVMENWWGTDNDTIIRRRIFDFDDWNDHAVANYRPYLMRDSFDSFISASWHISQEIDLDNLGGRIVESLSLHARSEPYVIRSDITVMPEATLHIYPDVVMEFAPNVGILVLGTLKAIGVPGHEIVMKPMKRINASINSTFVKLAPMKSSANLVSISDETIRLCKDGRCSALYNEGFLEYFNRTTLQWIPICDERFTERNAQVACRQLGYDTLNVYVSYDRRYELHPGSLTRVWSWPEPLQCSGKEQNLEDCQIRLNGQLVGHRHECSWDGQFIFLHCGERNLDDAYDYWGGIRITNSEFEHHLYEHRIHNIVTHETVRRVESVLKFINITGAGILHFEKSYAVQSIMKSPAIMHVNIDRSAYHGINIISPTHTMELLFNTITNVLGNGVNILSLTGEGREADESSFTPIKDLNIPYNLFSMVDICDTAKEITIEERVIIYYKYDNYPVSCVKIFRSAYRAKPLGFRLLQFNLFNSTGKPGHADGITLYDGDIYNITSKRIGHLEVNAPDEKKFFKTQTPSLSVRFFANGASSVHGFIAEIVTLPISAIGFNRDVQHNVSYSMISNCREGAMKYASAGEVNAIMTLERNQFTNNCEKLYGNFSTCKSALWLDVQNTQSLYFRNNLVQRNQGGLSIRADSRGSATSLKGWIHNNLFTENFNKPALYIEGRQSSPYQEVTIFRNYFTKNHALYDNNIVLKQVVSNMTLNYLHGNLGKHLLEISGFERVRLPIYQSTSHNGFYKNYAVNREGRSTIVAGTPGQQYVDNVFFNPDNDYEMLTTNRSQQLEMWRSHIDARYNWWGYNETLAVAGRIRDRGDSPELLQVDYQPFHMNNKSVLSGKCPPGWDLVGDTCYILIGGLMDFYSARDFCRSANASMPFIMGDYLELWKFARKQQERFDYSERVWVQQLERVDQCTVFTYQTIEIDHCAQPNPFICEIDPRVNIDPLSWRKDIVAVGVLGAVGIALALLTAAIALWVSKSKKRKLERLERRNSIRQSLHSLRSIGSTSAFTELAYRRKPVASKQSTDTLNSKSLDYKRMLNGGSLDSMDKSQLNSSIEDNQSYDVYEAHNPRYSPSTSDFKNTVHKYGAAQTVDNPVFDLAYRNEGFRNHSTFMAGNAATAAASNWPLQSNVQSTLTDESPTTVDPNNESSSYLNNTSTLPLHSSLAFTDSMSELKRNIEASTAYDPVEYDSKRAYDMATLTSSQASEPVPEYASDFQPPIPPHPYHYETESRPRSEALLETNFDMGEEKPLRSKSEVLLETNLDAFLINEPTELTQLSTTARSKSQPLETAM